The sequence GCGGCGCGCGAACTCGACCGACTGGCCCGCCGCGCGGGGTTCAAACGACGGATGGACGACCACGTCGGGCAGTACGTCCGCTCGCTGACCGACCGGTAATCGAACAGAGCGCGCTCGGCGAGGAGTCGGCGACTGCTCTGTCTCCGTTTCTCAGGGGTGCGCCGGCGAGGACGAACCGCCGAGTGGCGGCGAGCGGTACAGGAGCGACACCGTCCCTCGGTCGGCGTCGTAGTCGACGACGCCCGTTTCGGCGAGTTTCGGGAGGAGAGAGTGGACGAGATGCGCCGCGTGCGTCTGCGGAGAACCGCCGACGCGAGCGGAGAGCGCGGCCGCGACGTCCGAAACGGCGAGTTCCTCGTCGTCGTCGGCGTCGAGAACGGCCAACGTCGCCCGCATCGTGGTCGTCGAAAACAGGCGGACCCCGGAGCCGGTCCGTTCGTCGTCGAAGTGGGCCGCCAGTGAGGGGACCTGGTCGGTGTCCCGTTCGACGAGCCGGCGACCGGGTGTGAGCGTTCGACTGGCCGAGTCGTACTCGACGAATCCGGCGTCGGTGAGCTTCGGAAGGTGGACGTGGTGAAGCGAGAGATGGAGCGAGGCTTCGCGGTCGGCAGCCGTCGGCGTCGGCGAGTCGAGCGTCCGAATCGCTGTGACCAGTTCGGTGAGCGTCGAGGGGTGAGAGTCGTCCGATAGCAGCGTTACGACCTGCCGGCGACGCGGATGCGAGAGAACCGCCAGTAACTGCGACAGCTCATCCACGTCGTCCGCGGTAGCAGAGGATTGCTCGTCGGTCATCGCGTACCTGCTGTTGCGAGCACGCTCGCATCAGTGCGAGGCCTAACCAGTTAGTGACGATATACAGACACGTTCCGCGCATCGTTCGAGAAGCGCTCGGGATAGCGTTCGCTCCTCACGGTGGAGATGCTGCCGTCAGCGTCGGGTCGATGTGGTGGGTGCAAGCAGGCGGTGAGCGCTCGAACGGGTGGTCACCGCGCAACAGCCTCGGCACCCGTTCGGCAATCGGTCAGGACACACGACGGGGTGGCCGCGTCCTCGTTCAAAAACCCTCGCTACCGACAGACAGACCCGTACCGGCCTCAGCGCCGTACCGGCCTTAGCGCCGTACCGGCCTCAGCGTCGACCGGACGCGCACCCGATGGCTTCCAGACCGAGTTCGACCACGTCGGCGTCGAGGTCGCTCGTCCGGAGGTCGTCGGGGGTGTACCAGTCCCACACGTCTGCGCTCTCTTCGCCGTCGTCGGGGTCGATGGCACGCGAGTCGGTCGTCGCGTAGTAGATGTGGTCGATGTGCTGGTGGCTGACCCCGTCGTCGTGAACGTTGATATCTTCGAGCAACAGATGCCGCGGCCGCGGAATCGTCCGCGCCGTCTCGGAGGCGATGGTGGAGTGATCGGCGAGTAACGTCGGCTCCAGACCCGTCTCCTCGCGGGCTTCTCGGAGCGCGGCTTCGTGGGGGAGTTCGTCTCTGTCGACGTGGCCGCCGGGGGGCAGTCGCAGGCCGAGCCGCTTGTGCTCGTGCAGCGCCGTCGCCCCGTCGTTGACGATGTACACCGTCGCCGTGAAGTGCCGCGTCGTCTCCATGCCGAACGGTGGCGGCGACCGGTTTTAACCGTCGTGACTTCCGGCGACCGAATCGGCGGCGACCGCTTCGATTCTGCGACCGAATCGGTAGCAGTCGCTCCGACTGTGGGTGCGAAAGGGGGAGTCGAATCCGCGGCGGGGGTCGAGCGGTATCGGCAGGCGTCAGCACGCGTTGGCAGGTGTCAGCACGCGTTGGCAGGCGTCGGCAGGCGGCGGCGCACGACCCGACTACGGCAGGTGGACCTGCTCTTCGGCTTCGAGCAGTTCGTGGTACCGGTTCCGGATGGTGACTTCGCTGATGTTGGCGACGTCGCTCACTTCGCTCT is a genomic window of Haloprofundus halophilus containing:
- a CDS encoding DUF7344 domain-containing protein — its product is MTDEQSSATADDVDELSQLLAVLSHPRRRQVVTLLSDDSHPSTLTELVTAIRTLDSPTPTAADREASLHLSLHHVHLPKLTDAGFVEYDSASRTLTPGRRLVERDTDQVPSLAAHFDDERTGSGVRLFSTTTMRATLAVLDADDDEELAVSDVAAALSARVGGSPQTHAAHLVHSLLPKLAETGVVDYDADRGTVSLLYRSPPLGGSSSPAHP
- a CDS encoding NUDIX hydrolase; its protein translation is METTRHFTATVYIVNDGATALHEHKRLGLRLPPGGHVDRDELPHEAALREAREETGLEPTLLADHSTIASETARTIPRPRHLLLEDINVHDDGVSHQHIDHIYYATTDSRAIDPDDGEESADVWDWYTPDDLRTSDLDADVVELGLEAIGCASGRR